The following proteins are co-located in the Flectobacillus major DSM 103 genome:
- a CDS encoding PVC-type heme-binding CxxCH protein has protein sequence MINRLSNKARLAIPAVLLGAALLTTAYQYTPSSRFINNYVDSLITEEQKRLPQNALAGLKMADGLEVTTFATEPMLINPTDIDVDARGRVWVLEAYNYRPSINGNPTHKEGDRIVILEDKNGDGKADESKVFYQGPEINAPLGIAVLGNVVLVSQSPYVWKFTDTNGDDKADKKEILFQGIEGEQHDHGMHTFVFGPDGKLYFNFGNEGRQLKDAAGNIIKDQFGREISPKNYQEGMVFRCNIDGSEVECLGQNFRNNYEVAVDSYGTLWQSDNDDDGNKGVRINFVMEYGNYGYKDQLSRAYWSYPRTNMEEDIPRRHWHLNDPGTIPNLLQTGSGSPTGMIVYEGHLLPAAFQGQMIHCEPGHNVVRSYPVKKEGAGYSAEIVNIMKNEKDQWFRPADVCVAPDGSLIVADWYDPGVGGHQSGDQTRGRIYRIAPPKTAYNILSQNLTTPEGAVTALQNPNLATRYLAWQALEKLGKTAEPALLQLWNSPNPRMKARAFWALSKIFDGKKYVDIAIKDANPDIRITALRAARQLKLDVIGYVKNLVNDTDPQVRRECAIALHLSKSPEAPALWAQLASRHDGKDRWYLEALGIGADENWDACFKAYLGLVQNPNASLAGRDIVWRSRGESSVRLLASLATDASVDLKNRLRYFRAFDFVKGKNKSDALLDMLKGNSTEQTQINKLALSHLDADFVKTSALAKDALKKLLAGLSDKEFIQLQEKYLLPEENARLIKIIEKGENSRDAGNVLFKSPAGIALAKSIVNNPKQEELAIKVLGSIRWSGGKTQLDLLQEVIFGKQYTSNIRREATRFLGGSGSGEDLVLKLLKEGKIKKDLIPVAVEGVSKAWRRSVRLEAAQYLGNTASGSNKKLAPVSELITLKGDAKNGLQVFANNCSVCHQVNGEGMDFGPKLSEIGNKFPKEGQYLAILHPDAGISFGYEGWELKMKDGTVLNGIISSKTETDIILKMPGGIVQNLKTSAVKSMKMQTNSMMPTGLADGMTQQELVDLVEYLMTLKRK, from the coding sequence ATGATTAACCGACTTTCCAACAAGGCTCGCCTTGCTATTCCTGCGGTTTTATTGGGTGCTGCGTTGCTTACAACAGCATACCAATACACACCAAGCAGTCGATTTATCAATAACTATGTTGATTCTCTTATTACTGAAGAACAAAAAAGATTACCTCAAAATGCTTTGGCAGGGCTAAAAATGGCCGACGGCCTTGAAGTAACTACATTTGCTACTGAGCCAATGCTTATTAACCCTACCGATATAGATGTTGATGCTCGTGGACGTGTTTGGGTTTTGGAAGCCTATAATTATCGCCCATCTATCAACGGAAACCCTACACACAAAGAAGGCGACCGCATTGTTATTCTTGAAGATAAAAATGGAGATGGGAAAGCCGACGAAAGTAAGGTGTTTTATCAAGGCCCCGAAATCAATGCTCCGCTAGGAATTGCGGTATTGGGCAATGTAGTATTAGTATCGCAAAGCCCTTATGTCTGGAAATTTACAGATACCAATGGCGACGATAAAGCCGATAAAAAGGAAATCCTATTTCAAGGCATAGAAGGCGAACAGCACGACCACGGTATGCACACTTTCGTTTTTGGGCCTGATGGAAAGCTGTATTTCAATTTTGGTAACGAAGGTCGACAACTCAAAGATGCAGCTGGTAATATTATTAAAGACCAGTTTGGTAGAGAAATTTCACCTAAAAACTACCAAGAAGGCATGGTTTTTCGCTGTAATATTGATGGCTCGGAGGTAGAATGCTTAGGACAAAATTTTAGAAATAACTATGAAGTAGCCGTTGATTCGTATGGTACACTTTGGCAGTCAGACAACGATGACGATGGCAATAAGGGTGTTCGTATCAATTTTGTGATGGAATACGGCAATTATGGCTACAAAGACCAACTTAGTAGGGCTTATTGGAGCTATCCACGTACCAATATGGAAGAAGACATTCCCAGAAGACACTGGCATTTGAACGACCCAGGCACAATTCCTAATCTTTTGCAAACTGGCTCGGGTTCGCCTACGGGTATGATTGTGTACGAAGGACACTTACTTCCTGCGGCTTTTCAAGGCCAGATGATTCACTGCGAGCCTGGGCATAATGTTGTGCGTTCATATCCTGTCAAAAAAGAGGGTGCTGGCTATTCGGCCGAAATTGTCAATATCATGAAAAATGAAAAAGACCAATGGTTTCGTCCTGCCGATGTTTGTGTAGCACCAGACGGTTCGCTGATTGTGGCTGATTGGTACGACCCAGGCGTAGGTGGCCACCAATCGGGCGACCAAACACGGGGGCGTATTTACCGTATTGCTCCGCCAAAAACAGCCTATAATATTCTATCTCAGAACCTGACAACACCCGAAGGTGCTGTTACAGCTTTACAAAACCCCAATTTAGCTACACGCTATTTGGCATGGCAAGCCCTCGAAAAATTAGGAAAAACAGCCGAGCCTGCCTTACTCCAATTATGGAATAGCCCCAACCCACGCATGAAGGCTAGAGCTTTTTGGGCTTTGAGTAAAATCTTTGATGGCAAAAAGTATGTCGATATTGCCATCAAAGATGCTAATCCAGATATTCGTATTACAGCTTTGCGTGCTGCAAGACAACTCAAACTAGATGTTATTGGCTATGTCAAAAACCTTGTCAATGATACCGACCCACAGGTTCGTCGTGAATGTGCTATTGCTTTGCATCTCAGCAAATCGCCAGAAGCTCCTGCTCTTTGGGCTCAGTTGGCCAGTCGGCACGATGGCAAAGACCGTTGGTATTTGGAGGCGTTGGGTATTGGTGCCGACGAAAACTGGGATGCTTGCTTTAAGGCTTATTTGGGATTAGTCCAAAACCCCAATGCTAGTTTGGCAGGCAGAGATATTGTTTGGCGTTCTCGTGGAGAAAGTTCTGTGCGTCTTTTGGCTTCATTGGCCACTGATGCTTCTGTAGATTTGAAAAACCGTTTGAGGTATTTCCGTGCATTTGATTTTGTAAAAGGTAAAAACAAATCGGATGCTTTGCTCGATATGCTAAAAGGTAATAGTACCGAACAAACCCAAATCAACAAACTAGCTTTGAGCCACTTAGATGCTGATTTTGTAAAAACCTCTGCCCTAGCAAAGGATGCTTTGAAAAAACTATTGGCAGGGCTCAGCGATAAAGAGTTTATTCAGCTCCAAGAGAAATATTTATTACCCGAGGAAAACGCTCGGCTTATCAAAATTATCGAAAAAGGAGAAAATAGCCGTGATGCTGGTAATGTCCTATTCAAATCGCCAGCAGGTATTGCCTTAGCTAAAAGCATTGTTAACAACCCTAAACAAGAAGAATTGGCTATCAAAGTATTAGGTTCGATTCGTTGGTCGGGTGGAAAAACACAGTTGGATTTACTTCAAGAGGTAATATTTGGCAAACAATACACAAGTAATATTCGTCGTGAAGCTACACGTTTTTTAGGTGGTAGTGGTAGTGGCGAAGACCTTGTTTTGAAACTTTTAAAAGAAGGTAAAATCAAAAAAGACCTTATTCCCGTAGCTGTCGAGGGTGTTAGCAAAGCTTGGCGACGTTCCGTTCGCTTGGAAGCTGCCCAATATTTAGGCAATACGGCTTCGGGCAGCAACAAAAAGCTGGCTCCTGTTTCTGAACTTATTACCCTGAAGGGCGATGCCAAAAATGGGCTTCAGGTATTTGCTAATAACTGTTCGGTATGTCATCAGGTCAATGGTGAAGGCATGGACTTTGGCCCTAAACTTTCAGAAATAGGCAATAAGTTTCCGAAAGAAGGACAGTATTTAGCCATTCTTCATCCAGATGCTGGTATCAGCTTTGGCTACGAAGGTTGGGAACTCAAAATGAAAGATGGAACAGTACTAAATGGGATTATCTCTTCAAAAACCGAAACGGATATTATTTTGAAAATGCCTGGAGGTATTGTTCAAAATCTAAAAACCAGTGCCGTAAAATCGATGAAAATGCAAACCAATTCGATGATGCCAACAGGACTAGCCGACGGTATGACCCAACAAGAGTTGGTCGACCTTGTTGAATATTTGATGACACTCAAGCGAAAATAA
- a CDS encoding TonB-dependent receptor domain-containing protein: MKTFIILLSSLFISWQITAQHSITGKAIDEKNQAAEFATVALLHAKDSSMVKANLTNVSGEYTFEKIAKGQYLIAISMVGYSRTFSQPFALQNEDVVVPTIILTTNTKQLDEVTVTAQKPFLEQRVDKLIVNVANSPASAGSTALEVLQKVPGLIMTQDRIAIAGKASVSIMIDGKPSQYTDMNQVLKDMPSNNIEKIEVIKNPSARYDASGGAIINIIMKRNANLGTNGSISLNLRGGLYNNTEVNRSANDAFGGISPNISINHRKGKLNIFGSYTYSKRTFFQISKISRTLGSDFFVNTTMNPEWAEVHNARAGIDFYADKKNTFGLLITGFDRNGNGTSNGTTDVTSVASGEIINRFNTLITQPIKRSNVGYNINWKHTFDTTGRELNVDFDYVNYRLNNQSTITTIDNGVERSNLQSVNNPVHFFTSKVDYTHPINPNSKFEAGGKVSFATIDNDLRFFRANVLDNKRSNIFNYKENINALYMNYNNKLGISWEIQAGLRAEQTVATGFSQAENKNVLDRNYWQYFPSVFLTRKINKNISVTTSFTRRIDRPSYQQQNPFEFQLDSLTFTRGNPLLRPQLTNEIKLQVTYDGQPFFALGYNKTTDVIIENAPQQNLETKQTFTTVENLATYKNYFVELNFPIKFGKNISGYGGNQLIYNAYNANYLGGVFDESRVNWLAYFNVNIKMVKNLSVELNGWYITRSQQQFWTINPMGALTLGLQQKVLDGKGKISLNFSDIFYTEKAKGFIKYQDIDLGYSNREGSRNVRLSFSYSFGNQKLKASRNRSTGSESEANRVKTN, from the coding sequence ATGAAAACATTCATTATCTTACTATCTAGCCTTTTTATTAGCTGGCAAATAACAGCCCAACACAGCATTACTGGTAAAGCCATTGACGAAAAAAATCAAGCTGCCGAATTTGCCACTGTAGCGCTACTACACGCCAAAGATTCATCTATGGTAAAAGCCAATCTTACCAATGTTTCGGGAGAATACACCTTCGAGAAAATTGCCAAAGGACAATATCTTATTGCTATTTCGATGGTGGGTTATAGCAGAACTTTTTCGCAGCCTTTTGCTCTACAAAATGAAGATGTTGTTGTTCCTACGATTATTTTAACCACCAACACCAAACAACTCGATGAAGTTACTGTTACTGCACAAAAACCATTTTTAGAACAACGAGTAGACAAATTAATTGTAAACGTGGCCAATAGCCCTGCTTCGGCAGGAAGTACGGCTTTGGAGGTGCTACAAAAAGTACCAGGCTTGATTATGACCCAAGACCGTATTGCTATTGCAGGCAAGGCTTCGGTGTCGATTATGATAGATGGAAAGCCTTCGCAGTATACCGATATGAACCAAGTACTAAAGGATATGCCTAGCAACAATATCGAGAAAATTGAAGTTATTAAAAACCCTTCGGCTCGATACGATGCTTCGGGCGGAGCAATCATCAATATTATCATGAAACGCAATGCCAATTTGGGTACAAATGGCTCTATTTCACTTAATTTGCGTGGAGGACTCTATAATAATACTGAAGTAAACCGCAGTGCCAACGATGCTTTCGGGGGGATTTCGCCCAATATTTCTATCAACCACCGCAAGGGAAAACTCAATATTTTTGGAAGTTATACCTATTCAAAAAGAACGTTTTTCCAGATTAGCAAAATTTCAAGAACCCTCGGCTCTGACTTTTTTGTCAATACAACCATGAATCCAGAATGGGCTGAAGTGCATAATGCAAGAGCCGGGATAGATTTTTATGCCGATAAAAAAAATACGTTTGGGCTACTTATTACTGGATTCGACCGCAATGGTAATGGTACTAGCAACGGTACTACCGATGTAACTTCGGTAGCCAGTGGCGAAATCATTAACCGATTCAATACCCTTATTACTCAACCTATCAAACGCTCGAATGTAGGGTACAATATCAACTGGAAGCATACTTTTGATACAACTGGCCGTGAACTCAATGTAGACTTTGACTACGTAAATTACCGCTTGAATAACCAAAGTACAATTACAACTATCGACAACGGGGTAGAACGAAGCAACCTACAGAGTGTGAATAACCCTGTTCATTTTTTTACTAGCAAGGTAGACTATACACATCCAATCAACCCGAATAGCAAGTTTGAAGCAGGTGGAAAGGTTAGTTTTGCAACCATTGATAACGACCTCCGCTTTTTTAGAGCCAATGTTTTGGACAACAAACGTAGCAATATTTTTAACTATAAAGAAAATATCAATGCTTTGTATATGAACTACAATAACAAGCTAGGTATTAGCTGGGAAATACAGGCTGGGTTGAGGGCAGAACAAACTGTTGCGACTGGATTTAGTCAGGCCGAAAACAAAAATGTATTGGACAGAAACTACTGGCAATATTTTCCAAGTGTATTTCTGACCCGAAAAATCAATAAGAACATATCGGTTACAACTTCTTTTACCCGAAGAATCGACCGTCCAAGCTATCAACAACAAAACCCGTTTGAGTTTCAGTTAGACTCACTAACTTTTACACGAGGCAACCCCTTGCTAAGACCACAATTAACCAATGAAATAAAATTACAAGTAACTTATGATGGTCAGCCGTTTTTTGCATTGGGCTACAACAAAACCACCGATGTTATTATTGAAAATGCACCACAACAAAACCTAGAAACCAAACAAACTTTTACCACTGTCGAGAACTTAGCCACTTACAAAAACTATTTTGTAGAGCTTAATTTTCCGATTAAATTTGGCAAAAATATTTCTGGATATGGCGGTAATCAATTGATTTACAATGCCTATAATGCTAATTACTTGGGTGGCGTTTTTGATGAATCGAGGGTAAACTGGCTGGCATATTTCAATGTAAATATCAAAATGGTAAAAAACCTGAGTGTCGAACTCAACGGCTGGTATATTACTCGCTCGCAACAACAGTTCTGGACAATCAATCCAATGGGAGCTTTAACCCTTGGCCTTCAACAAAAAGTGCTTGATGGCAAAGGCAAGATTTCCCTTAATTTTAGCGATATCTTTTATACCGAAAAAGCCAAAGGATTTATTAAATACCAAGATATTGATTTAGGATACTCGAACCGTGAAGGGTCGCGAAATGTTCGATTATCATTTAGCTATTCATTTGGCAACCAAAAGCTCAAAGCTAGCCGCAATAGAAGCACAGGCTCTGAATCAGAAGCCAATCGTGTAAAAACAAACTAA
- a CDS encoding YMGG-like glycine zipper-containing protein — MKKLLILFTAMFYLAACQNKSNSEADIQLAKQAVIDSMKMQSQLQATKQAVIDSMKNQALIQQESSEKAITEQASTSSKVTGANAVGYKSDEKAATSTPVANTPAKAKKKKMSTVAKGAIIGAGVGAVTGAIVNKRNRGAGAVIGGVLGAGAGAATGAIIDKKKQN, encoded by the coding sequence ATGAAAAAGTTGTTGATATTATTTACAGCCATGTTTTATCTGGCTGCATGCCAAAACAAATCCAATTCGGAAGCTGATATTCAATTGGCTAAACAAGCCGTAATCGATTCGATGAAAATGCAAAGTCAATTGCAAGCTACCAAACAGGCAGTAATCGACTCGATGAAAAATCAAGCTCTTATTCAACAAGAATCGTCGGAGAAAGCTATTACAGAGCAGGCTAGTACATCGTCAAAAGTCACAGGAGCAAATGCTGTTGGTTATAAAAGCGATGAAAAAGCTGCTACGTCTACTCCAGTAGCCAATACGCCAGCAAAAGCTAAAAAGAAGAAAATGAGTACTGTTGCCAAAGGGGCAATCATTGGTGCAGGTGTGGGTGCTGTAACGGGTGCTATTGTAAATAAGCGTAACCGTGGTGCAGGTGCTGTAATCGGTGGTGTACTAGGGGCTGGGGCAGGTGCTGCTACTGGTGCTATTATTGATAAAAAGAAACAAAACTAA
- a CDS encoding outer membrane protein assembly factor BamD, with protein MRKQFLLFIFFAFALTACSKFEKVRKLTDEKKKYAAAIEFYKKGEYDKAGILFEELLPSLTGTDQQELVTFYQAYCDYHTGNFEMANFRFKRFAETFARSEYVEEAVYMSAYSLYKNSPNYNLDQSGTLTAINELQSFINNYPDSKFRTETSDLIKDLRKKLERKAYEKAKLYYKTSPFNIASLKSSVIEIGNFQKDYPDSDYSEEMAYLKVLAQYDLAVSTIESKQRERYDDAIKFYQEFVDKYPKSDFLKKAEKFYDTSIKESERLAKLEEEYKKALEKQKSNTSKVGAAENQK; from the coding sequence ATGCGAAAACAATTTTTATTATTCATATTTTTTGCCTTTGCCCTTACAGCTTGTAGCAAATTTGAAAAAGTCAGAAAGCTTACTGACGAAAAGAAAAAGTATGCAGCAGCTATAGAGTTTTATAAAAAAGGTGAATACGATAAGGCAGGGATTCTTTTTGAAGAACTTCTCCCTTCGCTTACAGGAACCGACCAACAAGAGCTTGTGACTTTTTATCAGGCTTATTGCGACTACCATACAGGTAATTTTGAAATGGCTAATTTCCGTTTCAAAAGGTTTGCCGAAACCTTTGCTCGTAGCGAATACGTAGAAGAAGCGGTGTATATGTCGGCTTATTCGTTGTATAAAAATTCGCCTAATTATAACCTCGATCAAAGTGGTACTTTGACGGCTATCAACGAGTTACAGAGCTTTATCAATAATTATCCAGATAGTAAATTTCGTACAGAAACATCGGATTTGATTAAAGATTTGCGTAAGAAATTAGAACGTAAAGCTTACGAAAAAGCCAAATTATATTACAAAACAAGTCCATTCAATATAGCTTCTCTAAAATCGTCGGTAATTGAAATTGGAAACTTCCAAAAAGATTATCCCGATTCTGATTACAGCGAAGAAATGGCCTACTTAAAAGTTTTGGCTCAGTATGATTTAGCTGTAAGTACTATCGAATCAAAGCAAAGAGAACGCTACGACGATGCTATTAAGTTTTATCAAGAGTTTGTAGACAAATATCCGAAAAGTGATTTCTTGAAAAAAGCGGAGAAATTCTACGATACAAGTATCAAAGAAAGCGAGCGTTTGGCTAAATTAGAAGAAGAATACAAAAAAGCTCTAGAAAAGCAAAAATCAAATACATCAAAAGTGGGTGCTGCTGAAAATCAGAAATAA
- a CDS encoding alpha/beta hydrolase — protein sequence MKKNLLLFILCLVGWYGFAQATEQIIVLPQTRGVLEGTLLLPPSHKPIPVILIIAGSGPTDRNGNNPLGVKAKSYQLLAEALAQNGIASLRYDKRGIGKSMKAASKEIDMRFEDSVNDAAQFLDTLKKDKRFGKIYILGHSEGSLIGMLLAQKVTVNGYISVAGLSQGIDEVINQQIKAQPFPDSVKNTVSEYLSILKKGQTIPKLMPHLVIAQLFRASVQPYMISWLQYDPSKEIAKLKTKILIIQGDADIQVAEQEGQNLKKAAPKAQYLMIPKMNHALKEGSLDRTETMKNYQNPDLPLIKGLTEGIVKWL from the coding sequence ATGAAAAAAAACCTATTACTATTCATATTATGTTTGGTAGGTTGGTATGGTTTTGCTCAGGCAACCGAACAAATCATTGTATTACCACAAACCAGAGGTGTTTTAGAAGGTACATTACTGTTACCTCCAAGCCACAAACCAATTCCTGTAATTTTGATAATAGCAGGCTCAGGGCCAACCGACCGCAACGGAAACAATCCTTTGGGAGTAAAAGCCAAATCGTATCAACTATTAGCCGAGGCTCTTGCCCAAAATGGTATTGCTAGCTTACGCTATGATAAACGAGGTATCGGAAAAAGTATGAAGGCGGCTTCTAAAGAAATAGATATGCGGTTTGAAGATAGCGTCAATGATGCAGCTCAGTTTTTGGATACCCTCAAAAAAGATAAACGCTTTGGCAAAATCTATATATTGGGACACTCAGAAGGCTCATTAATCGGGATGCTATTGGCTCAAAAAGTAACTGTAAACGGTTATATTTCAGTGGCGGGCTTGTCGCAGGGTATCGACGAAGTTATCAATCAACAAATCAAAGCACAACCTTTTCCAGATTCGGTCAAAAATACCGTTTCTGAGTATCTCAGTATTTTGAAAAAAGGGCAAACTATTCCTAAGCTTATGCCGCACTTGGTGATTGCCCAACTATTTCGAGCGAGTGTTCAGCCTTATATGATTTCTTGGCTTCAATATGACCCTAGTAAGGAAATAGCCAAACTCAAAACCAAAATCTTGATAATTCAAGGTGATGCCGACATTCAAGTAGCCGAACAGGAAGGACAAAATTTAAAAAAGGCTGCACCAAAAGCTCAATATCTGATGATTCCGAAGATGAATCATGCTTTGAAAGAAGGCTCGTTAGATAGAACCGAAACCATGAAAAACTACCAAAATCCTGATTTACCTTTAATAAAAGGCCTTACGGAGGGTATTGTTAAGTGGCTCTAG
- a CDS encoding peroxiredoxin family protein, which translates to MNLKRIYAVAASVLLGFGVNAQTSTPQSGVWRGTFAVFGGQESPFNFELKGKNAYLLNASERFEIKGVTQKGDSLFFPIEIYDAVLAAKIESPTSLSGVLKKANSPVVIPFKAKHGSRYRFFEKPAPAQVNLGGKWEVYMGNSTNPVIGVFEQNGQKVTGTFLSKTGDYRYYEGNVQGNEFYLSAFSGSSPALIKGKIEGDQLVGETISFGGSRPVKATRNEKIELPDAYSLTKIKDGTKFDFTFPDAFTGKNVSLQDDKYKGKVVIVTILGSWCPNCIDEASYLSPWYKANKNRGVEIIGLSFERKNDPAFAKTRLEALKKRFGIEYDILFAGLADTKYASSVLPALSEVMSFPTTIIVDKSGNVAKIHTGYSGPATGKYYDEFVKEFNHDIDELVKANLPTGK; encoded by the coding sequence ATGAATTTAAAAAGAATATATGCTGTTGCGGCCTCTGTTTTACTAGGTTTTGGAGTGAATGCTCAGACATCGACCCCGCAGTCGGGAGTATGGCGAGGAACTTTTGCTGTTTTTGGAGGGCAAGAGTCGCCTTTTAATTTCGAGCTTAAAGGCAAAAATGCCTATTTACTCAATGCTTCAGAAAGGTTTGAAATTAAGGGTGTTACCCAAAAGGGAGATTCATTGTTTTTTCCTATAGAAATATACGATGCTGTTTTGGCTGCCAAAATAGAAAGCCCTACTAGCCTTTCGGGGGTATTAAAGAAAGCCAATTCGCCAGTGGTGATTCCTTTTAAGGCAAAACATGGTAGCCGTTATCGCTTTTTTGAAAAACCTGCACCAGCTCAAGTAAACTTGGGAGGTAAATGGGAGGTATATATGGGCAATTCTACCAATCCAGTGATTGGTGTTTTTGAACAAAACGGGCAAAAAGTAACAGGTACATTTCTTTCAAAAACAGGCGACTACCGTTATTATGAAGGTAATGTTCAAGGCAATGAATTCTATCTGTCGGCATTTAGTGGTTCTAGCCCTGCTTTGATAAAGGGTAAAATAGAAGGTGACCAATTAGTAGGTGAAACCATCAGCTTTGGTGGCTCGCGACCTGTCAAGGCTACACGCAACGAAAAAATAGAGTTGCCAGATGCCTATTCGTTGACCAAAATTAAGGATGGAACAAAGTTTGACTTTACTTTTCCAGATGCCTTTACAGGAAAAAATGTTTCTTTGCAAGACGACAAATACAAAGGTAAAGTGGTGATTGTAACCATTTTGGGTAGTTGGTGTCCAAACTGTATCGACGAAGCGTCCTATTTGTCGCCTTGGTACAAAGCCAACAAAAACCGTGGTGTCGAAATCATAGGACTATCGTTTGAAAGAAAAAATGATCCTGCTTTTGCCAAAACAAGATTAGAGGCACTCAAAAAACGATTTGGAATAGAATATGATATATTGTTTGCAGGTTTGGCCGATACAAAATATGCGTCATCGGTATTGCCAGCCTTATCGGAAGTAATGTCGTTTCCGACTACTATTATTGTAGATAAAAGTGGTAATGTTGCCAAAATTCATACAGGTTATTCTGGCCCAGCTACAGGTAAATACTATGATGAGTTTGTGAAAGAATTTAATCACGATATTGACGAGCTTGTAAAAGCCAACCTTCCTACAGGAAAATAA
- a CDS encoding M48 family metalloprotease has translation MNQGSFRSRLLVGLVLAVVSVFSYFSKMQVNPVTGKKQAVTMTPQQEVSMGLQSAPQMAAEFGGLYQNQKLQDLVKTVGLKVVSNSEAAKSPYQFNFYLLADPNTINAFALPGGQIFITYGLLKKLTTEDQLAGVLGHEVGHVIGRHSAQQMAKDELTNGLLSAAVTATSDPYNQNNAAAIAQYVGKMITLKYGRSDELEADKFGVKYMIEAGYAPQQMIDVMEVLKEAAGSNRTSEFQSSHPDPDHRIAEIKKALEQYKSTGHLDW, from the coding sequence ATGAATCAAGGAAGTTTTCGCTCTAGGTTATTGGTGGGGCTTGTTTTGGCTGTGGTTTCCGTTTTTTCGTATTTTTCAAAAATGCAGGTAAATCCCGTTACGGGCAAAAAACAAGCCGTTACTATGACTCCACAACAGGAAGTGTCGATGGGCTTGCAATCGGCACCTCAGATGGCAGCAGAATTTGGTGGACTATACCAGAACCAAAAGTTACAAGATTTGGTAAAAACAGTGGGGCTCAAGGTAGTCAGCAACTCGGAGGCCGCCAAATCGCCCTATCAGTTTAACTTTTACCTACTGGCCGACCCAAATACCATCAATGCCTTTGCTTTGCCTGGTGGCCAAATTTTTATTACTTATGGTTTACTAAAAAAACTCACTACTGAAGACCAACTCGCGGGTGTATTAGGACATGAAGTGGGTCATGTGATTGGTCGTCATTCGGCACAACAAATGGCCAAAGATGAACTTACCAACGGCCTATTGTCGGCTGCAGTAACAGCTACTTCAGACCCTTACAACCAAAACAACGCTGCGGCTATTGCCCAATATGTTGGCAAAATGATAACCCTCAAATACGGGAGAAGCGACGAATTAGAAGCCGATAAATTTGGGGTGAAATACATGATTGAGGCAGGTTACGCCCCTCAGCAGATGATAGATGTTATGGAGGTGTTGAAAGAAGCGGCCGGCTCTAACCGCACCTCCGAATTTCAGAGTAGCCACCCCGACCCCGACCACCGAATTGCTGAAATCAAAAAAGCATTGGAACAATACAAAAGTACAGGCCATCTCGACTGGTAA
- a CDS encoding hydroxypyruvate isomerase family protein gives MQRRDFAKNLMVGASVSALSGSLVHAQPNIPQAPFKLKYAPHFGMFENSAGKDPIDQLKFMHEIGFRALEDNGMMGKSPELQKKIGDTLSKLDMTMGVFVVNFDNWPLKTSLTSGSKEWRDKFLATCKEAVEVAKRCNAKWMTVVPGNFERNLPIGIQTAHVIESLRRACDIFEPHGLVMVLEALSDTPDLFLRNSDQTFMICKAVNSPSCKFLFDMWHMQRNEGHIIYNINQTWDEIGYFQIGDEPGRNEPTTGEMNYKNIFKHINEKAKASGRDFVLGMEHGNSIKGKDGELKLIEAYRASDI, from the coding sequence ATGCAAAGAAGAGATTTTGCAAAAAACCTTATGGTTGGTGCAAGTGTTTCGGCCCTAAGTGGCTCATTGGTACATGCCCAACCTAATATCCCACAAGCCCCCTTCAAACTCAAGTATGCTCCTCATTTTGGAATGTTCGAGAACTCGGCAGGAAAAGACCCTATCGACCAGCTCAAATTTATGCACGAAATAGGTTTTAGAGCATTAGAAGACAATGGCATGATGGGTAAATCGCCTGAATTGCAAAAAAAAATTGGCGATACCCTCAGTAAACTCGACATGACTATGGGAGTATTTGTGGTGAATTTTGACAATTGGCCACTTAAAACAAGTCTTACGAGTGGTAGCAAAGAATGGAGAGATAAATTTTTGGCCACCTGTAAAGAAGCCGTAGAAGTTGCCAAACGCTGTAATGCCAAATGGATGACTGTAGTACCTGGCAATTTTGAAAGAAACCTACCAATAGGTATCCAAACAGCCCATGTTATTGAATCTTTACGCCGAGCTTGCGATATTTTCGAGCCTCATGGATTGGTCATGGTTTTGGAAGCCCTCAGCGATACCCCTGACTTATTCTTGCGTAACTCCGACCAAACATTTATGATTTGTAAAGCTGTAAATAGCCCTTCTTGCAAATTCTTGTTCGATATGTGGCACATGCAACGCAACGAAGGCCATATCATTTATAACATCAACCAAACTTGGGACGAAATCGGGTATTTCCAAATTGGCGATGAACCAGGCCGCAATGAGCCTACAACAGGTGAAATGAATTACAAAAATATTTTCAAACATATCAACGAAAAAGCCAAAGCCTCTGGACGTGACTTTGTACTAGGTATGGAACACGGCAATTCTATCAAAGGAAAAGACGGCGAACTCAAGCTGATTGAAGCCTATCGTGCTAGCGACATTTAA